The Desulfobotulus mexicanus genome includes the window CGGTGGCGGCATGGCGCAGATTCACAGGAGCCCCACCCACAAAGACCGGTATGGAAAGTCCCTCCTCATCCATGCGTTTGACCACAGAAATCATGTGATTGGCAGTCTGCACCAGAAGGGCACTCATACCAATGGCATCGGCCTTTTCCCGGATGGCCGTTTCCACAAAGGCATCCACAGGAACCTGCACCCCAAGATCAATCACCCGGAAGCCGTAATTTTCCAAGAGGGTTTTGGTAAGATCCTTTCCGATGGAATGCACATCCTGATAAACCGTACCCATGACAATGGTGGCCTTGTAGGCATCCTGAACAGCCCCTTCGGCCATAACATTTTCGAGAAATCCCATGACCGCCTTCATCACATCCGCAGCCTTCAGAAGATGGGGCAGCGAAGCTTCACCTGCTGCAAAACGCTCTCCCAGTACATTCATGGCCTCCATGAGATAATCGCTGATCAGGGCAAGGGGTTCATGGTCTTCCAGAGCTTTCACCGCATCCAGCACAATGCTGTCCTGATAGGCAATCTCCATACCCTTCCATGTAACCGTTCCGGCCTCCCGTTTTTTAAAACCGTCCTTAATCTTTTCACTGAGGGTTTCCGCAGGAGAAAGGCCCTCATAGGAAGAACGCCTTTCCACCCTGCGGCCCTGCTTGCGCTCGGCTATGTCCTCAAGGAGGGCATAGGCATCCATGTCCCTTTCCAGCACCACCTTCAGGCCAAGGGCATAATCTGAAGCGTCGAGACTTTCCACCGGAGCATAGTGATTAGGGTTGACAATGGCCGCATCCAGCCCCTTTTTTCTGCCCTCATCCAGAAAGACAGAGGTCAGCACCAGACGCATGTAAGGCTTCTTGGCAAGGCCGTTTGTGAGATTACTCACACCTATGGTGGTCATAATGCCGGGATGGGCATTTTTAATCAGGGGAATGGATTCCAGAGATTCCAGGGCAAAATTCATGCCTTCCACGGATTCCGATCCAATGGGAAAGGCATTGATGTCAACGAGCAGCTGGTCCGGTCCCACACCATGGGGAGCAACGGCCTCCACAAGGCGGGCGGCAATGGCCTTTTTTTCTTCCCTTGTCTGGGCAGGACCTTTGTCATCCGCCGCAAGGGCAATATAAAGGGGATTGTGAAAGGCCGTATGGGTGCAGATAAAGGCAGCCTTGGACATGCCTTCATGTCCTTCCATGGAAATGGAGTTGATCAGAGGCCTTCCGGGATAGGCTTTTACTGCGGCTATCAGCGCATCCGCATCAAAGGAGTCTATGCACAAGGCCCCTGGGAAATCCACGCAAACACCCTGAATAACCTTGGGCAGCACGATTTTTGTGTCCACGATATTGGAATCCATGCACACATCCAGAACCTCACAGCCCAGATCCTCAATCTGCTCCCGAACCACCTCATCCAAGGCATCCATATCCAGAAGACCATCATGCTCCACCGCATCCCTCACCTTTTTGGAACCCCGCACATTGAGGCGTTCGCCAATGCGAATCAGCCGAGAATCGCTGTCCAGCAGCACGGCCTTGGAAGGGCCAGCCAGCCAGACACCGCCTTCGGGCTTTCTCTCCTTCGGTTTTCTTCGGGCTGCCTCCTGGGCCACGGCCCGGATATGATCCGGCGTGGTGCCGCAGCACCCTCCCACAATATTCACGCCATAGGTATCCATGAAACGGGCCAGATGGGCAGCCAGATCTTTAGGAGACTGGGGGAATACGGTTTTGCCGTCTATGTTTTCGGGCAGCCCCGCATTGGGCAACACGGAAAGGGGCAGAGGGCTGAAACGGGAAAGCTTTGCCACCGTTGGCTCCATGAGATCCGGGCCGATGGAGCAGTTGATGCCCAGAGCGTCAATACCAATGCCCGAAAGGGTGACAATGACCGCATGGATGTCTGTTCCAAAAATCTGCATACGGCTGTGGGCATCCACCGTCACCTGACAGATAATGGGAAGGGCAACGCCCCTTTCCGCCATGGCTTTTTGGGCGCCGGATACGGCAGCTTTCAGCTCCAGCATATCCTGCTGGGTTTCAAAGAGCAGCACATCCACGCCCCCGTCCACAAGGCCTTTCACCTGCACCCGGAAATTTTCCTCTATACTTTCCCAGCTTCCCCGGTGAAGATCCGCTTCCGTGGGAGAAAGTACAAAGTTGGAAGGCCCCATGGAGCCAACCACAAAAAGGGGGCGACCATCGTAATCGGGCGAGGCTGCATAAAGCTCCTTGGCCTCCTTTGCAATGGCAGCTCCCTTAAGACTTATCCAGTAGGCCATGTCTTCCGACGACAGGGTATTTAACTGTATGTTCTCTGGAATTCCTTCAAAGGCAGACGAATCAAGACCTGAAAAATCAAATTCCTCAAGGCGCAGGGGGCTGGCTCCGAAGGTATTGGTTTCCACTCCGTGGGCTCCGGCCTCAAAATAGGCCAGATGAATATCCCGAAGGGCATGGGGCCTTGAAAAAACCAGCATATCCGAAAGCATTTCATAGGATTCACCGCCAAAATCCGCTGCGGTCAGGCCAAGGTTCTGTATCATGGTACCCATGGCACCGTCTAAAACAAGGATGTGGGATTTCAGGGCTTCAAGAAATGTCATGGGCTTTCCTTTAAAGATAAAATGGCAGAAGAATCTTTTAATAAACTTTGAAGAATTACCATATCAGGATCTTTTGATCTATGGATTTCTTTTTTTCGAAAAAAACCTGAACTTAAGCGACAGGGAAGAATTCTTTTTCTTTTGCTCCTCCCATGCTATGCATAAAGAAGATTCCAGCAAGTACACACCAAAACATCTGCCACCGCATCCCAAGGAAACGCCCATGATGTATCTGGACCTTGTCCTGAACCTTGCCCTCCTGATTGCCCTAAGTATTGTCTCCGGCTTCATCTCAAGAAGGTGGCCGAAAAAAAGCCGTACAGGCCCATGGCTGCAAGGCCTTCTCTTTGGCAGTGCCGCTGTTTTAGGTATGCTGAAACCGCTGGTTCTGGGTCCGGGTCTCATTTTTGACGGCAGATCCCTCATGATCAGCCTCTGCGCCCTCTTCCACGGTCCCCTTGCGGGCATCATTGCAGCCCTCATGGCCACCCTCTGCCGCATACAGCTTGGGGGCGTCGGCGCTTTCACGGGTATTCTGGTAATAATCTCTTCCCTTGCAATAGGCCTTGCCACCCATTTTTATCTCAAACCTCGACAAAACATTCCTTCCACAAAGGATCTCTTTCTTTTTGGCCTTGCTGTACATCTGGCCATGCTGGCACTCATGCTCACCCTTCCCGGAACCTCCCTCTGGCTGGTCATCCATAACATGGCCCTGCCCATCCTCCTCATCTATCCCCTGGCCACGGTTCTGGCAGGCAGGGTGCTGACGGAACAGGAAGTTTCCATCCAGTCCCTTGAAAACCTTGAAAGGGCAAAAAACAATCTGGATACCACCTTAAAATCCATAGGTGATGCCGTCATTGCCACAGACAGAAAAGGCAATATCACCCTGATGAACCCGGTGGCGGAAAACCTCACGGGCTGGAACCTTAGTGAGGCTTTACAAAAACCCCTCATCGAGGTCTTCCACATTGTCAGTGCGGAAAACAGAAATGCTGCGGAAAACCCTGTAAAAAAAGTACTTGCCAGCAAAAAAACCGAAGGCCTTGCCAACCATACCCTGCTCATTGCAAAGGATGGAACAGAGCGGCAGATTTCAGACAGTGCTGCACCCATTTTTCAGGATGAAGGCATTCTCACCGGTGTTGTACTGGTGTTCAGGGATGTCAGCGAGGAATACAGGATGTTGGAAAACCTGAAGGAGAGCGAAGAGGATTACCGCAGGCTGTTTGAAGAACATGCCGCAGTCAAGCTCATTTTAGATCCCGAAACCGGTGATGTAATTGATGCCAATGAAGCGGCAGCAAATTTTTACGGCTGGTCCAGAGAAGAACTGAAGAAAAAGCGCATTCAGGATATCAACACCCTGTCTCCGGAAGAAATAGCCGCAGAAATAGAAAAGGTGAAAAAGGAAAAACGTATTCATTTTGAATTCCGCCACCGCAGGGCAGACGGCTCCATCCGGGATGTGGCCATACTCTCCAGTGTCATCCGCCTGAAAAACAAAGAATACCTGCACTCCATCATCCATGACATCAGCCAGCGCAAACGCCTGGAAGCCCAGCTTATCCAGTCCCAGAAAATGGAATCCATCGGCAGACTGGCCGGAGGTGTGGCCCACGACTTCAATAATATGCTGGGTATCATCATGGGCAATGCGGAACTGATGGAAACAAGGCTGGATGCCTCACACCCGGCCATGGACGAGCTCAGGGAAATAAAAAAAGCAGCAGAACGCTCCACAGAGCTGACAAAACAGCTACTGGCCTTTGCCCGCAGACAAACCATAGCCCCCCGGGTACTCAACCTCAACCATAGCATTGAAGGCATGCTTAAAATGCTGCACCGTCTGATCGGTGAAGACATTGAGCTCCGGTGGCATCCTGCAGAAAATCTCCGTTACATAAGAATGGACAGCAGTCAGCTGGACCAGATCCTTGTAAATCTTGCAGTCAACGCCAAAGATGCCATTGCCGGTGTGGGAAAGATGACCATTGAAACGGTCAATGCCTCCTTTGGGGAAGACTATGGAGAAAGTCATGGGGACTACATTCCCGGCGACTATGTTATGCTGGCCGTAAGTGACAATGGATGCGGTATAGAAAAAGAGCATCTTACCCAGCTGTTTGAACCTTTTTTTACCACCAAGTCCCAGGGCAGCGGCACAGGTCTGGGACTCTCCATGATATATGGCATTGTCCGTCAGAATCAGGGTTTCATCAATGTCTACAGTGAGCCGGGAAAGGGCAGCACCTTCCGCATCTACCTGCCAGCAACGGATGAAGAAATTCCCGCTGCACCCGATGCAGAAAAAACATCCCTTCCGCAAGGAAAAGAGTGTATTCTTCTGGTGGAAGATGAGCCTGCCCTTCTTGAGCTGACAGGCCGCATACTGGAAAAGCTGGGATATGAGGTCATGGCCGCATCCACACCCAAAGAAGCCATTGCTCTGGCAGAACAGCATGGTAAAAAAATTCATATGCTGCTCACGGACGTGATAATGCCACAAATGAACGGACAGGAACTCAGCCTGAGCATTGAAAATTTCTGCCCCGGCATCCACTGCCTTTTCATGTCCGGTTATACAGCCAATGTCATTGCCCACCACGGTGTGCTGAAACCGGGTATCAATTTCATCCAGAAACCCTTTTCCATGAAAGATCTTGCGGGAAAAATACGGGAAACCATGGCTCGGTGAAACCACCGGCAAAACCTTCCAAGGAGACTGCCATGCCAAAGCAAGCCTTTGCCCTACGTCTGCCCTTTTATCATTCCATGCTTTTCCGCATCAGCATCCTTGTGCTCATGCTATCCACAGGTCTTCTCATAATTCTCGGGGGCTGGCAGTATCTGAGCGCAAAAAACAGATTTGAAATACGCCTTGAGGCGGATGCGGATCTCATCATAGAAAGGCTGGCACAGACCCTTCAGGAGCCCCTGTATAATTTTGACATGTCACAGGTAGATGCAGCCCTGCATTCGGAGATGAAGGATAAACGAATTCTGGCCATAGGGATTCATGGACAGATGAATCAGGAAAATGAACCAGACATCTGTATCGGCAGAAACCGCAAAGGAGAAGTTGTCTCAACGGAAAAACTTCCTGACACACGCAATTTCTTACGAAAAATGGATGTTACCCATAGAGATGAAACCATAGCTGCCATTACCCTGATCATGGATCCTGCATTTTTCAAAGATGGTCTCAGAAAGATTTTTTATGATCTGATCCTAATTATTCTGATTCTGGATATTCTGCTTTTCATAACTCTGGTTTTCACCCTGAGGCGGGTGGTGGTCATGCCCCTGCGCCGCCTAACAACCGCTGTACAGGATGTGGCCCAGGGTAAGGGGGATCTCACCCGTCGCATTCCCATAGCATCCAAAGATGAAATGGCACTGCTTTCCCACTGGATGAACACCTTTGTGGATGCACTGGAAACCAAGGCAAAAATTGCCCGCAAAGTAGCCGATGGAGATCTGACCGTCACCATACCCGTCCTCTCGGATCAGGACACTCTGGGCCAGGCCCTTGCCACCATGATTCGCAGACTGGCTAGGGCCGCATCGGAAGTACGCATCGCAGCCCGTCACAGCGTGGAAGCCAGCAGAGATGTTCTGACCATCTCCAACCGCCTGCGTCAGGGCACCCTGACACAGGCAGAATCCGCAGAAAATCTGAGTTCACGGATGAGGGAAATGAGCCTTGCAGTGTCCCGCAATCTGGCCACAGCCAGAAATACGGAAAACGGTGCCATGAAAGCCTCAGAAATGACCGACGCCAGCGGTAAGGCCGTGGAAGATGCAGCCCAGGCTATGATAAATATAATAAAACGTATTGGCATAGTGGAAGAAATAGCAAGGCAGACCCACTTACTGGCGCTAAACGCAGCCATCGAGGCCGCCCGGGCCGGAGAACATGGCCGTGGCTTTGCCGTGGTGGCCGATGAAATAAGAAAGCTTGCTGAAAAAAGCAGGGAATCCGCCGTGGCCATCGGAAAAATGGCAAGGGATGGCAGCGCCATGGCAAAGGATGCCAGAGAACATCTTGAATCTCTGGTCCCGGAAATCAGGGGAAATGCAGACAGGGTTATGGAAATCAGAACCGCCAGTGATAAGCAGGCCGATGCCATTGGTCAGGCTGCTGAAATTCTGGGGGGACTTGAAACCGTAGTGCAGGAAAATGCCAGATCCGCAGAACAGATGAGCCTTGCCTCCCAGGCCTTAAACCGCATTGCCGATCAACTGGAAAGTCAGGTACAGTATCTGCAGATCAGGCAGGAAGAGGATAAAAACTGAACATTACAGGATTCGAACCTCTGTTCAGCCATATCTTCTGAACAACTGCAAGTTACCCAGAAGCAACCCACGCAGTGTTGCGACGTATTGTCATAAAGTAAATTGTTGTTTGCCCCCAAATCCGCTACGGTTGCCACCGCAGCCGGAACAATACAAAATGTAACCCTATAACCATCTGAGTTTAAAAGAACTATGGTCAAGACACTCAAAAGTTACATTCAGGGCAGAGAATTCCGGTTATGTTTCTTATAAAGCTTTGCAAGAAAACTGCCTGCCAGCCCCATTTTTATCGTGGCCACCAGTGCCATTATAATTACCTTTGTCATTTTTATCCTCCCCTTTTAAATCCTTGACGGAAAAATCCTTCTTTTATGCATTATATTGACAGCAAAAAAGCTTTTACCTATGTATTGCCTTAAATGGAAAGCCTGCCCTCTGCCCATGGGGCAGAAAACAGACTTTAAAATCTTAATGCCCACATTTTTTGACAGATACTCCTGAACCCGATAAAAAGCCCGTATGATTTCACTGTTTCTGCTATACAGACTTAGATATTCATATTTCAGACAGTTTTTTATCCAAGCCTATAAGCTGATATAATATTATTTTTATTCAAAAAATACAATCAGGAGTTTTTCTGCCATGCGTTTTTTTCTGCTTTTTGCAACCTCCCTTTTCTTCTGCACCATGGTTCATGCAGAACCCCTGAGGGTGGCCCTGCTGCCCATCCCCGATGCCCTTCCCTTTCATGTGGCGGAAAGCAGGGGCTATTTCAAAGAAGCCGGAGTGACTGTACAGGCCATCGCCGTTGCCAGTGCCCTGGAGCGGGATCAGCTCATGCAGGCGGGCCGCATCCACGGCATGATCAATGAAATGGCAGGAACTGCCATATTCAACCGGGATGGTATAAGCATGCAGGTGCTTCAGATTGCAAGGAAACCCATGGGCAGCTCCCCCCTCTTCCGCATTCTGGCCAAACCAGGCAGTCCCTGTAAAAATCTTGAAGACTTAAAAGGTATTCCCATAGGGATCAGCCGCCATACCATCATTGAATACCTCACTGACCGCATGCTGCAGGATGCGGGAATAAAAGGTGAAGATATCCGCAAGCGCTCCGTTCCTGCCATACCGGAACGTTTTCAGCTTCTGATGCAGGGCCGGCTGGAAGCAGCTGTCATGCCCGACCCTCTGGCCTTTGCCGCCATGGATCAGGGAGCCGTTGAAATTGCCAATGATCTTTCGGCACCCTTTTACAGTGCCAGCGTTCTCAGCTTTGATATACGCATCATCCGGGAAGAAAGGGCCAAAACCGAAGCCTTTCTTTCGGCATGGAACAGGGCTGCGGAAGACATAAACAATAATCCCGAAGACTTCAGGGATCTTTTCATCCAAAAGGTGCGGACACCGCCACAGGTACAGAAAAACTATAAGATCCCGCCCTTTCCCGTGGCAGAACTTCCTTCACAGAAACAATGGGAAGACATGATGAACTGGATGCTTGGACAGGGCCTTATGGATCAGGCCCTGAAATATGAAGACAATATAGCTTTCCCCGAAGGGATAAAGCCCAGGCCATGAGTATGATCCGCATTCATCAGCTTTGCTTCGGATATTCCGGGAAAGCCCTTCTTTTTGAGAACTTCTCCCTGACCATTCCCAGAGGGGAGTCCTGGACCCTCATCGGACCCTCGGGCTGCGGTAAATCCACCCTGCTTTCTCTGATGGCTGGACTGCAGAAACCCCGCAAAGGCAAAATTGAGATTGAAGGACATACCCTGAAACGCCCGAGACCGGAAAGCGGACTGGTATTTCAGGACCATGGCCTGCTGCCATGGGCTACGGTGGCAGACAATGTTGCCCTGGGCCTGAACATCCGCCGCTATTACGGTGCCGATGGCAGGCATTCCCCCAGAGGATGGCAACATGATGCGGAAAAACAAAATAAAACCGTGTCCCGCTGGATACAGCGTCTCGGACTTGAGGGTAAAGAGGACCTGTATCCGGCCCAGCTTTCCAGAGGACAGCGTCAGCGGGCCGCCATTGCCCGGACCATGGTCATGAAACCGGACCTGCTGCTCATGGACGAGCCCTTCTCCGCACTGGATCCCCCCATACGGGAAGAGCTTCAGGGCCTGATGATAAGGCTTGGCAGGAGAGAATCCATTACCCGTATCACCGTTACCCATGACATTGCGGAAGCCGTGATTCTCGGAGAAAAAATTCTTGTTGCCAAAGCAGGCACCAACCAAAGGCCTACAATTCTGAAAAACCCCGTGGCACTGGAAAAAGACCCCAGAACCCATAAAGATTTCAATGCCATGTGCAAAGGTGTGCGCCAGGCTATGGGAGAGCAGCCATGAAATCCTGTACAAAGGGCATACTGGAATCCGGTGCAGGCATTGCCGCCCTTCTTGTTTTCTGGCAGGCCGGGGCCATGGCCTTGGACCGTCCAATTCTGCCCGGACCGGTAACTGTTCTGCCCCTTTTTTTCCAGCATCTGTGGGGAGATCTGGGACTTCACTTTCTTGCCAGTGCAGGCCGGGTAATCCTTGCCATACTCATTGCCGTATCTACAGCAGCCCCTCTGGGACTGATACTGGGCCAGTCTCCCCGTATCAACCGAATTTTCTCCCCTGTGATCACCATTTTATATCCCGTACCCAAAATCGTTTTCCTGCCGGTAATCTATGTGCTCATGGGCATCACAGACTTTTCTAAAATCTTTCTCATCTCTTTGATTCTTTTTTTTCAGATTCTTGTGGTGGTAAGGGATGAAGCAGCCAGTCTCACGCCGGAACTCATTGCTTCGGTACGATCCCTTGGGGCCGGAAGACGGGCGCTTTTCCGCTTTGTCTATCTTCCCGCCACCCTTCCCGCCATTCTCACAGCCCTGCGGGTTTCCGTGGGAACGGCAGTGGCCGTGCTTTTCATTGCGGAACAGGCCCTGACCCAGTGGGGCCTTGGTTACTATATTGTGGTGGAAACCTATCAAGTGCTGCGGTATCCGGAAATGTACACCGGCATCCTTGCCATGGGACTTCTGGGCAGCCTCCTTTACGGTGTAATCCGCATCATAGAAAGAAAATTTGCTCCCCATCTTTTCATCAAGGACATGGGATGAATACCACGACTCAAAAAGAGGCCTGGATACTGGCCGCAAGACCCAAAACCCTGCCCGCTGCCTTAGGCCCTGTAATACTTGGTATTGCCGCTGCAGGCAGCATGGGGAAATTTCATTTCATATCAGGTTTTCTTGCCCTGACAACGGCCCTGCTGCTGCAGATTGCCGTCAACCTTGCCAACGACTATTTTGATGCAAAGGCAGGCCATGACAATGAAAAGCGCCTAGGCCCCATACGAGTCACCCAGAGCGGCCTGATAGACGGCAAAAAGGTTCTGGCTGCCATGGTCCTGTGTATGGTTCTGGCCCTTTGCTCCGGCCTCTATCTGATTTTCCGGGGCGGAATTCCGGCTTTTTTCATCGCTCTTTTCTCTTTTATCGGTGTGCTGAGCTATTCCGCAGGACCCTTTCCCATGACGGAAAAGGGTCTTGGGGAAGCCGCAGCCTTTCTTTTTTTCGGACCCGTAGCCGTCTGCGGCACCACCTGGGTCATGGCCCTTGAATTCTCTGCACAGGCATTTATGGCTTCCCTACCTGCGGGACTTCTCATTGCCGCCATTTTATCGGTGAACAACATCCGGGATATTGACAGCGATGCAGCCACAGGAAAACGCACCCTTGCCGTACGCATGGGAGCCATTCCAAGCCGCTATTTTTTCACAGCTCTTGTTACAGTGGCCTATGTCTTCCCACTTGTCCTTGCCCTGAAAAGCAACACCTGGATGCTGCTGGTCTTCCTCTCCTTTCCAAAGGCCATTTTTGTGATTCAATCCCTATGGCACATGGAGGGTAGCCTTTTAAACGAAGTGCTGGCAGACACGGCAAAGCTTTCCTTTTTTTTCTGCCTTCTTTACGCTGCAGCCATGATGGCAGGTGTGCCTAAGGTCTAAGGTCAAGGTCTAAGGACTTTAAGGTCTTTAAAGACCCTAAGAACTTTAATAACCTTAAAAACTTCAGAACTTTAAAAAGGCCTTTGTGCCTTCAAGGAAAAAAAATGTTTACCATCAATATCCCAGGCTTCGGAAAAATCGAAGCCGATCACCTTGTCCTTGACTATAATGGTACTCTGGCCCAGGACGGACAACTCCTCGACGGCGTAAAAGAGCGTCTGCAACATCTCTCTGAAGATATCAAAATTCATGTGATCACCGCGGATACCTTCGGATCTGTGAAAAAGGCCCTGAACGGGCTGCCCCTCAGTATTGTTTCCATCCCGCCGGGAAATCAGGGGCAGGCAAAAAAAGAGTACGTGGAAAGCCTCAGAAAAGAGAAGGTCATTGCCATGGGCAACGGCCGCAATGATGTTGCCATGCTGCAGACAGCCCGTATAGGCATCGCCATCATGATGAAGGAAGGAACAAGCAGTCAGGCACTGATGCAGGCAGACATCACAAGCAGTCATATTTGTGATGCCCTGGATCTTCTTCTCCACCCCTTACGTCTTACGGCAACCTTAAGAGATTAAAAGGAGAACCCCATGATTCCCCGTCTTTTTACCCTTGCTGCTGTCATATGCCTGATACTTGCCATCTCCACCCTGATCCCCCGGGCAGAAGCTTCCAAAGAATGCCTGTTCGGATACAGAGCCATCTGTACCTTTACACCGGGCAGCACCATTATTTTAGGAATGATGGCCTATATTTTCCATGATATGAAAAAGAAAATGCAACAGCGCAGCGCCTGACCGGGCGTTCTCAAAAAATCAGATAAAAAGCCTTTATCTGGTACAGGGCTATAAGACTGACAGCATTCCAGCATAAAACATGATGCTTATCAGGCAGGTGATCAACCACTTCAAATCGTGTTTTTTTGCTCTTCGGAACAATATGCCCAGTACCCTTTATTTGCCTATGCAAAAAAATCATATTATACACATGTTCAATTAAAGGCGGCTTTTCCGGCCGCCTCTTCTGTTCACGAAACCATTGGAAAGGAAAACCATGAACACTGCTTTTGTCACCATTGATCCGGATCTCTGCAACAAAGACGGCATCTGTGCTGCGGAATGCCCCGTTAAAATTTTAGGCATCCCCAAAAAAGGAGAAATGCCCGCACTTGTACAGGGGGGAGAAGCCCTGTGCATCCGCTGCGGCCACTGTGTCTCCGTATGCCCGACAGCTGCTATCCGTCTGAACTTTCTGGCACCCGAAGACTGCATTCCTGTGGACAGGGATCTGCTGCCCGATGAAAAGGCAACAAAGCATCTTCTGGCCACCCGCCGGTCCATCCGCAATTACAAAAAAGAAAGCGTGGACAAAGCCCGTCTGGAAGAACTGCTTCAAACGGCAAGTTGTGCACCCACGGGCCATAACAGCCGCTGCGTT containing:
- a CDS encoding homocysteine S-methyltransferase family protein, with protein sequence MTFLEALKSHILVLDGAMGTMIQNLGLTAADFGGESYEMLSDMLVFSRPHALRDIHLAYFEAGAHGVETNTFGASPLRLEEFDFSGLDSSAFEGIPENIQLNTLSSEDMAYWISLKGAAIAKEAKELYAASPDYDGRPLFVVGSMGPSNFVLSPTEADLHRGSWESIEENFRVQVKGLVDGGVDVLLFETQQDMLELKAAVSGAQKAMAERGVALPIICQVTVDAHSRMQIFGTDIHAVIVTLSGIGIDALGINCSIGPDLMEPTVAKLSRFSPLPLSVLPNAGLPENIDGKTVFPQSPKDLAAHLARFMDTYGVNIVGGCCGTTPDHIRAVAQEAARRKPKERKPEGGVWLAGPSKAVLLDSDSRLIRIGERLNVRGSKKVRDAVEHDGLLDMDALDEVVREQIEDLGCEVLDVCMDSNIVDTKIVLPKVIQGVCVDFPGALCIDSFDADALIAAVKAYPGRPLINSISMEGHEGMSKAAFICTHTAFHNPLYIALAADDKGPAQTREEKKAIAARLVEAVAPHGVGPDQLLVDINAFPIGSESVEGMNFALESLESIPLIKNAHPGIMTTIGVSNLTNGLAKKPYMRLVLTSVFLDEGRKKGLDAAIVNPNHYAPVESLDASDYALGLKVVLERDMDAYALLEDIAERKQGRRVERRSSYEGLSPAETLSEKIKDGFKKREAGTVTWKGMEIAYQDSIVLDAVKALEDHEPLALISDYLMEAMNVLGERFAAGEASLPHLLKAADVMKAVMGFLENVMAEGAVQDAYKATIVMGTVYQDVHSIGKDLTKTLLENYGFRVIDLGVQVPVDAFVETAIREKADAIGMSALLVQTANHMISVVKRMDEEGLSIPVFVGGAPVNLRHAATVALRGGDDVENIKPDVFYCQTAMDSVNLMEGLIASRRDSVIEENREKLISAWRSGQEKSREKSGLLASLPRRKISFDAHPEISSFISETLNPSPLAMDIRKKSLFSLNWKMGKDRQDGEALYDKWITKAEEEGLVKPSGRVALFPANSEGQYILLFDPENPEREVARIHTEMQTGSGKRDVFCVADFVRPLGDGKRDCVGLQIATAGRASSEATEAFKVSGDTESAHLLQGLSDRIAEDLAAMLHERLVCLAGAEKGCRYSPGYPGIAIEENRVIHGLLVARDLGITLTEAGEFHPTSTTAALLVFHKDAGYAAPEI
- a CDS encoding PAS domain S-box protein, coding for MMYLDLVLNLALLIALSIVSGFISRRWPKKSRTGPWLQGLLFGSAAVLGMLKPLVLGPGLIFDGRSLMISLCALFHGPLAGIIAALMATLCRIQLGGVGAFTGILVIISSLAIGLATHFYLKPRQNIPSTKDLFLFGLAVHLAMLALMLTLPGTSLWLVIHNMALPILLIYPLATVLAGRVLTEQEVSIQSLENLERAKNNLDTTLKSIGDAVIATDRKGNITLMNPVAENLTGWNLSEALQKPLIEVFHIVSAENRNAAENPVKKVLASKKTEGLANHTLLIAKDGTERQISDSAAPIFQDEGILTGVVLVFRDVSEEYRMLENLKESEEDYRRLFEEHAAVKLILDPETGDVIDANEAAANFYGWSREELKKKRIQDINTLSPEEIAAEIEKVKKEKRIHFEFRHRRADGSIRDVAILSSVIRLKNKEYLHSIIHDISQRKRLEAQLIQSQKMESIGRLAGGVAHDFNNMLGIIMGNAELMETRLDASHPAMDELREIKKAAERSTELTKQLLAFARRQTIAPRVLNLNHSIEGMLKMLHRLIGEDIELRWHPAENLRYIRMDSSQLDQILVNLAVNAKDAIAGVGKMTIETVNASFGEDYGESHGDYIPGDYVMLAVSDNGCGIEKEHLTQLFEPFFTTKSQGSGTGLGLSMIYGIVRQNQGFINVYSEPGKGSTFRIYLPATDEEIPAAPDAEKTSLPQGKECILLVEDEPALLELTGRILEKLGYEVMAASTPKEAIALAEQHGKKIHMLLTDVIMPQMNGQELSLSIENFCPGIHCLFMSGYTANVIAHHGVLKPGINFIQKPFSMKDLAGKIRETMAR
- a CDS encoding methyl-accepting chemotaxis protein codes for the protein MPKQAFALRLPFYHSMLFRISILVLMLSTGLLIILGGWQYLSAKNRFEIRLEADADLIIERLAQTLQEPLYNFDMSQVDAALHSEMKDKRILAIGIHGQMNQENEPDICIGRNRKGEVVSTEKLPDTRNFLRKMDVTHRDETIAAITLIMDPAFFKDGLRKIFYDLILIILILDILLFITLVFTLRRVVVMPLRRLTTAVQDVAQGKGDLTRRIPIASKDEMALLSHWMNTFVDALETKAKIARKVADGDLTVTIPVLSDQDTLGQALATMIRRLARAASEVRIAARHSVEASRDVLTISNRLRQGTLTQAESAENLSSRMREMSLAVSRNLATARNTENGAMKASEMTDASGKAVEDAAQAMINIIKRIGIVEEIARQTHLLALNAAIEAARAGEHGRGFAVVADEIRKLAEKSRESAVAIGKMARDGSAMAKDAREHLESLVPEIRGNADRVMEIRTASDKQADAIGQAAEILGGLETVVQENARSAEQMSLASQALNRIADQLESQVQYLQIRQEEDKN
- a CDS encoding ABC transporter substrate-binding protein codes for the protein MRFFLLFATSLFFCTMVHAEPLRVALLPIPDALPFHVAESRGYFKEAGVTVQAIAVASALERDQLMQAGRIHGMINEMAGTAIFNRDGISMQVLQIARKPMGSSPLFRILAKPGSPCKNLEDLKGIPIGISRHTIIEYLTDRMLQDAGIKGEDIRKRSVPAIPERFQLLMQGRLEAAVMPDPLAFAAMDQGAVEIANDLSAPFYSASVLSFDIRIIREERAKTEAFLSAWNRAAEDINNNPEDFRDLFIQKVRTPPQVQKNYKIPPFPVAELPSQKQWEDMMNWMLGQGLMDQALKYEDNIAFPEGIKPRP
- a CDS encoding ABC transporter ATP-binding protein produces the protein MSMIRIHQLCFGYSGKALLFENFSLTIPRGESWTLIGPSGCGKSTLLSLMAGLQKPRKGKIEIEGHTLKRPRPESGLVFQDHGLLPWATVADNVALGLNIRRYYGADGRHSPRGWQHDAEKQNKTVSRWIQRLGLEGKEDLYPAQLSRGQRQRAAIARTMVMKPDLLLMDEPFSALDPPIREELQGLMIRLGRRESITRITVTHDIAEAVILGEKILVAKAGTNQRPTILKNPVALEKDPRTHKDFNAMCKGVRQAMGEQP
- a CDS encoding ABC transporter permease, whose amino-acid sequence is MKSCTKGILESGAGIAALLVFWQAGAMALDRPILPGPVTVLPLFFQHLWGDLGLHFLASAGRVILAILIAVSTAAPLGLILGQSPRINRIFSPVITILYPVPKIVFLPVIYVLMGITDFSKIFLISLILFFQILVVVRDEAASLTPELIASVRSLGAGRRALFRFVYLPATLPAILTALRVSVGTAVAVLFIAEQALTQWGLGYYIVVETYQVLRYPEMYTGILAMGLLGSLLYGVIRIIERKFAPHLFIKDMG